One Algibacter sp. L3A6 genomic region harbors:
- the truA gene encoding tRNA pseudouridine(38-40) synthase TruA, giving the protein MRYFIELSYNGAAYHGWQIQPDAISVQEVLEKALSVLLNTSISIMGAGRTDTGVHAKQMFAHFDFEGDIDNVDLVFKLNSFLPKDVAIHDIFKVKKDVHTRFHAVSRTYLYRVSLHKNVFNVDAAYNVKQKLDIEKMKEATKILLEYNDFECFSKSKTNVNTFLCNIMKAEWQLVDGELHFTIKADRFLRNMVRAIVGTLINIGLGKNPVAHLHSIIDSKNRSEAGFSVPAHGLYLIEVEYPEDIKI; this is encoded by the coding sequence TTGCGATATTTTATAGAACTTTCATATAACGGTGCAGCATATCATGGTTGGCAAATACAACCCGATGCCATTTCGGTACAAGAAGTTTTAGAAAAAGCTTTATCGGTTTTATTAAATACGTCAATTTCTATAATGGGTGCAGGGCGTACTGATACAGGTGTGCATGCGAAGCAAATGTTTGCGCATTTTGATTTTGAAGGTGATATAGATAACGTAGATTTGGTTTTTAAACTCAATTCGTTTTTACCTAAAGATGTTGCTATTCACGATATATTTAAAGTGAAAAAAGATGTGCATACACGTTTTCATGCCGTGAGTAGAACATATTTGTATCGCGTTTCTTTACATAAAAATGTTTTCAATGTCGATGCTGCTTACAATGTGAAGCAAAAGTTAGATATTGAAAAAATGAAAGAAGCCACTAAAATATTGTTGGAATACAACGATTTTGAGTGTTTCTCTAAGAGTAAAACAAATGTAAATACCTTTTTGTGTAATATAATGAAGGCCGAATGGCAATTGGTAGATGGCGAATTGCATTTTACTATTAAAGCTGATCGTTTTTTACGTAATATGGTGCGCGCCATTGTTGGTACCTTAATAAATATTGGTTTAGGGAAAAATCCGGTAGCACATTTGCATAGCATTATTGATTCTAAAAATAGGAGTGAAGCTGGATTTTCTGTTCCTGCTCACGGTCTATATTTAATTGAAGTAGAATATCCAGAAGATATAAAAATATAA
- a CDS encoding metallophosphoesterase family protein yields the protein MKKILLLSDTHSYIDDDVLKYVKQADEVWHAGDIGDLKVTDAIKELKPLRGVYGNIDDAKARGEFPEHNRFMCEGVDVWITHIGGYPPKYNLRVIEEIRKNPPKIFISGHSHILKVMPDKKLNVLHMNPGAVGKHGFHKVRTMLRFTIDGKKIDNLEVVEFPDRHPKTN from the coding sequence ATGAAAAAGATATTACTCCTTTCGGACACCCATAGTTATATAGATGATGATGTTTTAAAATATGTCAAACAAGCCGATGAAGTTTGGCATGCTGGAGATATTGGTGATTTAAAAGTAACCGATGCTATCAAAGAACTCAAACCATTAAGAGGCGTTTACGGTAATATTGACGATGCTAAAGCGCGTGGTGAATTTCCGGAACACAATCGCTTTATGTGTGAAGGTGTAGATGTTTGGATTACACATATTGGCGGTTACCCGCCTAAATATAATTTAAGAGTGATTGAAGAGATTAGAAAAAATCCTCCAAAAATTTTTATTTCTGGGCATTCTCATATTTTAAAAGTGATGCCCGATAAAAAATTAAATGTGTTACATATGAATCCTGGTGCTGTTGGAAAACATGGCTTTCATAAAGTAAGAACCATGCTACGCTTTACAATTGACGGCAAAAAAATTGATAATCTTGAAGTTGTAGAGTTCCCTGATCGGCATCCAAAAACTAATTAG
- a CDS encoding DUF4293 domain-containing protein, protein MLQRIQTVYLLVAAGISAGLIFVFNLWTTNTDELVFAIDDILYFGLFLGSAVLSLISIFMFKNRQLQFVLGRLNIILNFILLGFFVYQSLNLSGETAVSEKGIGMLLPLVSIVLLALANKAIKKDEDLVKSVDRLR, encoded by the coding sequence ATGTTACAACGCATTCAAACAGTTTATTTATTAGTAGCAGCAGGAATCTCTGCTGGGTTAATTTTTGTGTTCAATTTATGGACCACAAATACTGATGAGTTAGTGTTTGCAATAGACGATATATTGTACTTTGGTCTCTTTTTAGGGTCGGCGGTATTATCTTTAATTTCTATATTTATGTTCAAAAATAGGCAACTCCAATTTGTTTTGGGGAGGCTTAACATCATATTAAACTTTATTTTATTAGGATTTTTTGTGTATCAATCTCTAAATTTATCTGGAGAGACGGCGGTTTCTGAGAAAGGTATTGGGATGCTTCTTCCACTTGTTTCTATCGTGTTGTTAGCTTTAGCTAATAAGGCCATCAAGAAGGATGAAGACCTCGTAAAATCTGTAGATCGATTACGATAA
- the rho gene encoding transcription termination factor Rho yields MFEISQLKEKKLTDLQEIAKKLNVPKYRSLKKLDLVYQILDTQAADPKAVDAVVAPAKPAAEKTPAAKPKPRKPRQRLQKPTPNTTDTPAEQASEIKPVAEPKQEDTKVDNKPAKKTEKVEAKVENKPKPRPRPQKERKNENQPNPRPKPQQKRDQNKNQKNGNVHTGSNGNKDSRNRYREPDFEFDAIIESEGVLDIMQDGYGFLRSSDYNYLSSPDDIYVSQSQIRLFGLKVGDTVLGQVRPPKEGEKYFPLIKVSKINGQNPNVVRDRVAFEHLTPLFPQEKFNLAGRQSTISTRIMDLFAPIGKGQRGMIVSQPKTGKTMLLKDVANAIAANHPEVYQMILLIDERPEEVTDMQRNVRGEVIASTFDKEAHEHVKIANIVLEKAKRLVECGHDVVILLDSITRLARAYNSVQPASGKILSGGVDANALHKPKRFFGAARNIENGGSLTIIATALTETGSKMDEVIFEEFKGTGNMELQLDRKISNRRIFPAIDLTSSSTRRDDILLDANTIQRMWVMRKYLADMNPVEAMEFINDRFKQTRNNEEFLISMNG; encoded by the coding sequence ATGTTTGAAATTTCACAATTAAAAGAAAAGAAACTCACTGACCTACAGGAGATTGCTAAAAAACTGAACGTTCCTAAGTACCGTTCATTAAAAAAATTAGATTTAGTTTATCAAATATTAGATACTCAAGCCGCAGACCCAAAAGCGGTAGATGCAGTAGTTGCTCCTGCTAAACCAGCAGCTGAAAAAACACCTGCAGCTAAACCAAAACCTAGAAAACCTAGACAACGTTTACAAAAACCAACACCAAATACTACTGATACACCTGCTGAGCAAGCATCAGAGATAAAACCCGTAGCAGAACCTAAACAAGAAGACACTAAGGTAGATAATAAACCAGCCAAAAAAACTGAAAAAGTTGAGGCTAAAGTAGAAAATAAACCTAAACCAAGACCGCGCCCTCAAAAGGAACGCAAAAACGAAAATCAACCAAATCCAAGACCAAAACCTCAACAAAAACGCGATCAAAACAAAAACCAGAAAAACGGTAACGTACATACTGGAAGCAATGGTAATAAAGATAGCCGTAACCGCTACCGTGAGCCAGATTTTGAATTCGATGCTATTATTGAGAGTGAAGGGGTTTTAGATATTATGCAAGATGGGTATGGATTTTTACGCTCATCAGATTACAACTACTTATCATCTCCAGATGATATATATGTATCGCAATCGCAAATTAGATTATTTGGTTTAAAAGTTGGTGACACCGTTTTAGGACAAGTGCGCCCACCAAAAGAAGGCGAAAAATATTTCCCTTTAATAAAGGTTAGTAAAATTAACGGCCAAAATCCAAATGTGGTTAGAGACCGTGTAGCCTTCGAGCATTTAACACCATTATTTCCTCAGGAAAAATTCAATTTAGCAGGGCGTCAAAGTACAATCTCAACTAGAATAATGGATTTATTCGCACCTATAGGTAAAGGGCAACGTGGTATGATTGTATCGCAACCAAAAACAGGTAAAACCATGTTACTTAAGGATGTTGCTAATGCTATTGCAGCAAACCATCCAGAAGTTTATCAAATGATTTTATTAATTGATGAACGTCCGGAAGAGGTAACAGATATGCAACGTAACGTTCGCGGAGAAGTTATCGCATCTACCTTTGATAAAGAAGCGCACGAGCATGTAAAAATTGCAAATATTGTTCTAGAAAAGGCAAAACGTTTAGTAGAATGTGGTCACGATGTAGTAATTCTATTAGATTCTATCACGCGTTTAGCACGTGCGTACAATAGTGTACAACCCGCTTCTGGTAAAATATTAAGTGGTGGTGTAGATGCTAACGCCTTACACAAACCAAAACGTTTCTTTGGAGCGGCTCGTAACATAGAAAATGGAGGTTCGCTTACCATTATTGCTACAGCGCTTACAGAAACAGGTTCTAAAATGGACGAAGTAATTTTCGAAGAATTTAAAGGAACTGGTAATATGGAGTTACAATTAGATAGAAAAATATCTAACCGTAGAATTTTCCCTGCTATCGATTTAACCTCTTCAAGCACACGTCGCGACGATATTTTACTCGATGCCAATACCATACAACGTATGTGGGTAATGCGTAAATACCTTGCAGATATGAACCCGGTAGAAGCCATGGAATTTATAAACGATCGTTTTAAACAAACCCGAAATAACGAAGAGTTTTTAATCTCAATGAACGGATAA
- a CDS encoding PID-CTERM protein-sorting domain-containing protein, translating to MMNNNKKSLVNIIGALAIILAFTFSTNANATSVSAVSTTNVTLATTHFMVVGGGSRCSHGITNCNLRHNDTGSKCRRCRSAHSGKCGGGSTPTDPDSVPLDGGLGFLMLGAAALGVKKLRGKKDAKS from the coding sequence ATGATGAACAACAACAAAAAATCTCTTGTTAATATAATTGGTGCTCTCGCTATTATATTAGCATTCACTTTCTCTACTAACGCGAACGCAACTTCAGTTAGTGCTGTTTCAACGACAAACGTAACTTTAGCAACTACACACTTTATGGTAGTAGGTGGAGGTAGCAGGTGTAGTCATGGTATTACAAACTGTAATCTAAGGCATAACGATACCGGTAGTAAATGTAGAAGATGTAGGAGTGCACACTCTGGAAAATGCGGTGGTGGATCTACTCCAACTGATCCAGACTCAGTACCTTTAGATGGTGGTCTTGGTTTCCTTATGTTAGGAGCTGCTGCTTTAGGTGTTAAAAAATTACGTGGAAAGAAAGATGCTAAATCTTAA
- a CDS encoding archaeosortase/exosortase family protein, whose protein sequence is MLNLKSLQKDIPLPIRLFLGKALLLFIIWKVIYSGFLYDSQYLDHPLTTHVAKASTYLLNNLGGMSDFSTERENTSFIFEGGETVNEISAIYHYDYISLYIANACNGLEVFVLYIGFIICMPSSFWRKTKYIIYGILLLDVINILRCVGLIYLKEYFDVYFDFAHHYLFKAVVYTATLIIWGYFARKIHLKNETV, encoded by the coding sequence ATGCTAAATCTTAAATCTCTACAAAAAGACATACCATTACCAATAAGGCTTTTTCTCGGAAAAGCCTTATTGCTTTTTATAATATGGAAGGTTATATATTCTGGCTTTCTTTATGACTCTCAATACTTAGATCACCCATTAACTACACACGTTGCTAAAGCATCTACTTATCTCTTAAATAACTTAGGAGGTATGAGTGATTTCTCTACGGAAAGGGAAAACACAAGTTTTATTTTCGAAGGCGGAGAAACCGTTAACGAAATATCAGCAATTTATCACTACGATTACATTTCATTATACATTGCTAATGCCTGTAACGGTTTAGAAGTGTTTGTACTTTATATTGGATTTATTATTTGTATGCCTTCATCATTTTGGAGGAAAACAAAATATATCATTTATGGTATTCTACTTTTAGATGTTATAAACATTTTAAGATGCGTAGGTCTTATCTATTTAAAAGAATATTTCGACGTTTACTTCGATTTTGCTCACCATTACCTTTTTAAAGCTGTAGTATACACGGCGACATTAATAATTTGGGGTTACTTTGCCCGTAAAATTCATTTAAAAAATGAAACTGTATAA
- the rpsT gene encoding 30S ribosomal protein S20, whose translation MANHKSALKRIRSNEAKRLTNKYQHKTTRNAIKKLRDLTDKSEAETLYPSVVSMLDRLAKKNVIHANKAANLKSGLAKFVAAL comes from the coding sequence ATGGCAAATCATAAGTCAGCATTAAAAAGAATTAGAAGTAACGAAGCAAAGCGTTTAACTAACAAATATCAGCATAAAACAACTCGTAATGCTATCAAGAAATTACGTGATTTAACTGATAAGAGTGAAGCTGAAACTTTATATCCTTCAGTTGTATCTATGTTAGATAGATTAGCTAAGAAGAACGTAATTCACGCTAACAAAGCTGCAAACCTTAAATCTGGTTTAGCTAAATTTGTTGCTGCACTTTAA
- the proS gene encoding proline--tRNA ligase: MSKKLTSRAEDYSKWYNELVVKADLAENSAVRGCMVIKPYGYAIWEKMQAELDKMFKETGHQNAYFPLFVPKSLFEAEEKNAEGFAKECAIVTHYRLQNDPDRPGKLRVDPEAKLEEELIVRPTSEAIIWNTFRGWVQSYRDLPLLINQWANVVRWEMRTRLFLRTAEFLWQEGHTAHETKAEALTEAETMNNVYATFAEKFMAIPVIQGLKTESERFAGADETYCIEALMQDGKALQAGTSHFLGQNFAKAFDVKFANKEGKQDYVWATSWGVSTRLMGALIMTHSDDLGLVLPPSLAPNQVVIVPIYKTEEDLNAITEVANTIMGDLRSKNMTVKFDNRTTHRPGAKFAQHELQGVPLRIAIGARDLANGTVEIARRDTLTKQVVALSDLTEIIEGLLKEMQEGLFKKALDFRDSHITEVNSFEEFKNILENKTGFISAHWDGTIETEDKIKEITKATIRCIPLEFNEEEGVCVYSGKPSKGRVLFAKAY; the protein is encoded by the coding sequence ATGAGCAAAAAACTTACTAGTAGAGCAGAAGATTATTCTAAGTGGTATAACGAACTCGTTGTAAAAGCCGACCTAGCGGAGAATTCTGCTGTTAGAGGTTGCATGGTAATCAAGCCTTATGGCTATGCTATTTGGGAGAAAATGCAAGCGGAATTAGATAAAATGTTTAAGGAAACAGGACATCAAAACGCTTATTTTCCTCTTTTTGTACCGAAAAGTTTATTTGAAGCTGAAGAAAAGAATGCTGAAGGTTTTGCTAAAGAATGTGCTATTGTTACACATTATAGATTACAGAACGATCCTGATAGACCAGGGAAGTTACGTGTAGATCCGGAAGCAAAGTTAGAAGAAGAGCTTATTGTTAGACCAACGTCTGAAGCTATTATATGGAATACGTTTCGTGGTTGGGTACAATCTTATCGTGATTTACCTTTATTAATAAACCAATGGGCCAATGTAGTGCGTTGGGAAATGCGTACACGTTTGTTTTTACGTACCGCTGAGTTTTTATGGCAAGAAGGGCATACAGCTCATGAAACTAAAGCAGAAGCGCTAACGGAAGCAGAAACAATGAATAATGTATATGCAACATTTGCTGAAAAGTTTATGGCTATACCAGTTATTCAAGGTTTAAAAACCGAAAGTGAACGTTTTGCTGGAGCAGATGAAACCTATTGTATTGAGGCCTTAATGCAAGACGGAAAAGCATTGCAAGCCGGAACCTCTCACTTTTTAGGGCAAAACTTTGCAAAAGCATTTGATGTTAAGTTTGCTAATAAGGAAGGAAAGCAAGATTATGTTTGGGCAACCTCATGGGGAGTGTCAACACGATTAATGGGTGCTTTAATAATGACGCATAGTGATGATCTTGGATTAGTTCTGCCTCCAAGTTTAGCGCCAAACCAAGTTGTAATTGTTCCTATATATAAAACGGAAGAAGATTTAAACGCTATTACGGAAGTCGCAAATACTATAATGGGCGATCTACGAAGTAAAAATATGACGGTTAAATTTGATAATAGAACCACGCATAGGCCAGGAGCTAAATTTGCACAACACGAATTACAAGGCGTACCTTTACGTATTGCAATTGGAGCAAGAGACCTCGCAAATGGAACTGTTGAGATAGCAAGACGTGATACTTTAACAAAACAAGTTGTTGCTTTAAGCGATTTAACAGAAATTATTGAAGGCTTATTAAAGGAAATGCAAGAAGGTTTGTTTAAAAAAGCATTAGATTTTAGAGATTCTCACATTACAGAAGTGAATTCTTTTGAAGAATTTAAAAATATTTTAGAAAATAAAACAGGATTTATTTCTGCGCATTGGGATGGTACAATTGAGACAGAAGATAAGATAAAAGAGATCACAAAAGCCACTATTAGATGTATTCCTTTGGAATTCAATGAAGAAGAAGGAGTGTGTGTCTATTCTGGGAAACCATCGAAAGGAAGAGTGTTATTTGCAAAGGCATATTAA
- a CDS encoding OmpP1/FadL family transporter yields MKKLSLLFIGVFSMSNIYAQDISDALRYSQDEIQGSARFRALSGAFGALGGDLSAVSINPAGSAVFSQSHASFSLVSADKNNTTNYFGNIEKTNDSKFDLNQGGAAFVFKSNNNSPWRKFTLAIAYDRTNDHNNSWYSAGINTNDDGNFSNSIASYFYDYADGRRLDQISAFPNESIREAYSEIGRAYGFANQQAFLGFESFILEADDISNDANTTYTANVNSGNFEHRYTNVETGYNGKISFNFATQYQDNVYLGINLNSHFIDYQRSTSLLEDNNNGGLIDFIDFDNALSTTGNGFSFQIGGIFKLSQEFRLGLTYDSPTWYTIEEETSQFLDTSELVNQNIDALDPQIVNIYPEYKLQTPGKFTGSLAYIFGQQGLISFDYSNKNYANTTFKPEADYTGLNADITNVLTSASTYRFGGEYKVKQLSFRGGYRFEESPYTDGVTVGDLNGFSLGLGYNFGNTKLDLTFDQAKRSYQTSLYNVGLIDTVDIDRVNSNVTLSLSFNI; encoded by the coding sequence ATGAAAAAGTTAAGTTTACTATTCATAGGTGTATTCTCTATGTCTAATATATACGCGCAAGATATTAGTGACGCCTTACGTTACTCTCAAGATGAAATTCAAGGAAGTGCTAGATTTAGAGCGTTAAGCGGTGCCTTTGGTGCTCTAGGAGGTGATTTGAGTGCAGTAAGCATAAACCCTGCTGGCTCCGCTGTCTTTAGTCAAAGTCACGCATCGTTTTCATTAGTAAGTGCAGATAAAAACAACACTACAAACTATTTTGGAAACATTGAAAAAACAAACGATTCTAAATTCGATTTAAACCAAGGTGGCGCCGCTTTTGTTTTTAAAAGCAATAACAATTCACCATGGAGAAAGTTCACTTTAGCCATAGCTTACGACAGAACAAACGACCATAATAATAGTTGGTATTCTGCTGGAATTAATACAAATGACGACGGAAATTTCAGTAATTCTATTGCTAGTTATTTTTATGATTATGCCGATGGTAGGCGCTTAGATCAAATTTCTGCTTTTCCTAATGAATCTATCAGAGAAGCTTACTCTGAAATAGGTAGAGCTTACGGTTTCGCTAATCAACAAGCCTTTTTAGGTTTTGAATCTTTTATTTTAGAAGCTGATGACATCAGCAATGACGCAAACACAACATATACAGCTAATGTAAATTCTGGTAATTTTGAACACCGCTATACCAATGTTGAAACAGGATATAATGGTAAAATAAGTTTTAACTTTGCTACTCAATATCAAGACAATGTTTATTTAGGGATTAACTTAAATTCTCATTTTATAGATTATCAACGGTCAACATCTTTATTAGAAGACAATAATAATGGCGGATTAATTGATTTTATAGATTTCGATAATGCTTTATCCACAACAGGTAATGGTTTTTCTTTTCAAATTGGAGGGATTTTTAAATTATCACAAGAATTTAGATTAGGATTAACCTACGACTCACCAACTTGGTACACTATTGAAGAAGAAACATCTCAATTTTTAGATACTAGTGAATTAGTTAATCAAAACATTGATGCTTTAGATCCACAAATCGTAAATATTTACCCAGAATACAAGCTACAAACGCCAGGGAAATTTACAGGGAGTTTAGCTTATATTTTTGGACAACAAGGTTTAATTAGTTTCGATTACTCGAATAAAAACTATGCCAACACTACATTTAAACCAGAAGCAGATTATACAGGTTTAAACGCAGATATTACAAACGTATTAACCTCTGCTTCTACTTACCGTTTTGGTGGTGAGTACAAAGTAAAACAACTAAGTTTTAGAGGTGGTTATAGATTTGAAGAAAGTCCATATACCGATGGTGTTACTGTTGGAGATTTAAATGGTTTTTCTCTAGGTTTAGGATATAATTTTGGTAACACAAAATTAGACCTAACCTTCGATCAGGCTAAACGCTCATACCAAACATCATTATACAATGTTGGACTAATTGATACTGTTGATATCGATAGAGTAAACTCTAATGTTACACTATCTTTAAGCTTTAATATCTAG
- the folE gene encoding GTP cyclohydrolase I FolE, which yields MKMDNNIEEHDTLGEDHIGTSADTPLRNDAFTLSDSEKIDIIKDDVRHILETLGLDLTDDSLSGTPNRVAKMFVNEIFGGLDPKKRPKASTFDNKYKYGEMLVEKNITVYSTCEHHLLPIVGRAHIAYISNGTVVGLSKMNRVVDYYAKRPQVQERLTIQVVKALQEVLNTDDVACVIDAKHLCVNSRGIRDIESSTVTSEFGGKFKEESTRREFLDYIKLETKF from the coding sequence ATGAAAATGGATAATAATATAGAAGAACACGATACTTTGGGCGAAGACCATATTGGAACATCAGCGGACACGCCTTTAAGGAATGATGCTTTTACCCTTTCTGACTCAGAGAAAATAGACATTATTAAAGACGATGTACGTCACATTTTGGAAACATTAGGGTTAGATTTAACCGACGATAGTTTAAGCGGTACACCTAATCGTGTTGCAAAAATGTTTGTAAACGAAATTTTTGGTGGCTTAGACCCTAAGAAAAGACCAAAAGCATCTACTTTTGACAACAAATACAAGTATGGAGAAATGCTTGTTGAAAAAAACATAACAGTATACTCAACATGCGAGCACCATTTATTACCAATTGTTGGAAGAGCGCACATTGCTTACATTTCTAACGGAACGGTAGTTGGTTTATCTAAAATGAACCGCGTTGTAGATTATTATGCAAAACGTCCACAAGTTCAAGAGCGCTTAACGATTCAAGTTGTAAAAGCATTACAAGAAGTATTAAACACAGACGATGTTGCTTGTGTTATCGATGCTAAGCATTTATGCGTAAACTCTAGAGGTATTCGCGATATTGAAAGCAGTACTGTAACTTCAGAATTTGGTGGTAAATTTAAAGAAGAATCTACTAGAAGAGAGTTTTTAGATTACATCAAATTAGAAACTAAATTTTAA
- the cysS gene encoding cysteine--tRNA ligase, with translation MQLFEHNPIKIYNSLTGKKETFKSIETGYVGMYVCGPTVYSNVHLGNVRTFMSFDMVFRYLKHLGYKVRYVRNITDAGHLENDADAGEDKITKKARLEQIEPMEVVQRYTVDFHNILNTFNFLPPSIEPTATGHIIEQIELISTIIENGFGYEVNGSVYFDVHKFNETHEYGKLSKRKLEDLIHNTRELDGQSDKRNPQDFALWKRAEPQHIMRWPSPWSDGFPGWHLECTAMSTKYLGEQFDIHGGGMDLKFPHHECEIAQNEAAKGKSPVNYWMHANMLELNGQRMSKSTGNTVNPDELLSGNNDFFSKAYAPSVIRFFIAQSSYRSVLDLTNDGLLASEKGFYRLMDAVNLLEKLEVSQTSSVDINAWKQSCYDAMNDDFNSPILIANLFEAAKYINQIKEGKETISAEDLATLTNTMNIFVFDVLGLENVVKNDSGTDKLTGAVNVLIKLRQEARANKDFALSDKIRDELAEAGILLKDGKDGTTYSVN, from the coding sequence ATGCAACTTTTCGAGCATAACCCCATAAAAATATACAATTCACTTACAGGAAAAAAAGAAACCTTTAAATCTATTGAAACCGGGTATGTGGGTATGTATGTTTGTGGACCTACGGTTTACAGTAATGTACACTTAGGTAATGTTAGAACGTTTATGTCTTTCGATATGGTGTTCCGCTACTTAAAGCATTTGGGTTATAAAGTGCGTTATGTTCGTAATATTACCGATGCTGGACATTTAGAAAACGATGCAGATGCAGGTGAAGATAAAATCACTAAAAAAGCACGCTTAGAGCAAATAGAACCTATGGAAGTAGTGCAACGCTACACCGTAGATTTTCATAATATATTAAATACATTCAATTTTTTACCGCCAAGTATAGAACCTACGGCAACGGGGCATATTATTGAACAAATTGAATTAATTTCTACCATTATCGAAAATGGTTTTGGTTACGAAGTAAACGGATCTGTATATTTTGATGTTCATAAATTTAATGAAACTCACGAATACGGAAAATTAAGTAAACGTAAGCTTGAAGATTTAATTCACAATACAAGAGAACTCGACGGACAAAGTGATAAGCGAAACCCACAAGATTTTGCGCTTTGGAAAAGAGCAGAACCTCAACACATTATGCGTTGGCCTTCGCCTTGGAGCGATGGTTTTCCTGGATGGCATTTAGAGTGCACTGCTATGAGCACAAAGTATTTAGGAGAGCAATTTGATATTCATGGTGGTGGAATGGACTTAAAGTTTCCGCATCACGAATGTGAAATTGCACAAAATGAAGCGGCCAAAGGAAAATCGCCTGTAAACTATTGGATGCACGCCAATATGCTCGAATTAAACGGACAACGTATGTCTAAATCTACCGGAAACACGGTAAATCCGGACGAGTTACTTTCGGGTAATAACGATTTTTTCAGTAAAGCATATGCGCCTAGTGTTATTAGATTTTTTATAGCACAATCGTCATACAGAAGTGTTTTAGATTTAACCAACGATGGTTTATTAGCCAGTGAAAAAGGTTTTTACAGATTAATGGATGCTGTTAATTTATTAGAAAAATTAGAAGTATCGCAAACGTCATCTGTAGATATCAATGCTTGGAAACAATCTTGCTACGATGCCATGAACGACGATTTTAACTCGCCGATTTTAATTGCAAATTTATTTGAAGCGGCAAAATACATCAACCAAATAAAAGAAGGTAAAGAAACTATTTCTGCTGAAGATTTAGCAACTTTAACAAATACTATGAACATCTTCGTTTTTGATGTTTTAGGTCTAGAAAACGTGGTTAAAAACGATTCCGGAACCGATAAATTAACTGGTGCTGTAAATGTTTTAATAAAACTAAGACAAGAAGCTCGAGCTAATAAAGATTTTGCTTTATCTGATAAAATTCGTGACGAACTAGCCGAAGCGGGTATATTACTAAAAGATGGTAAAGACGGTACAACCTATTCGGTTAACTAA
- the yidD gene encoding membrane protein insertion efficiency factor YidD, whose amino-acid sequence MLKKILVAPFLFLIKAYQKLISPLTLATCRFHPTCSQYSKEALEKHGILKGGWLAIKRIFSCHPWGSSGYDPVPEKDDK is encoded by the coding sequence ATGCTGAAAAAAATATTAGTAGCACCATTTCTATTCTTAATAAAGGCTTATCAAAAACTGATATCGCCACTCACACTTGCAACCTGTAGGTTCCACCCTACTTGCTCGCAATACTCTAAAGAAGCCTTAGAAAAACATGGCATACTTAAAGGCGGTTGGTTAGCTATAAAACGTATTTTTAGCTGTCATCCGTGGGGAAGTTCAGGATACGATCCTGTTCCTGAGAAAGACGATAAATAA